CAAACTTTTCATCTACTAATTTTTGATATGCATCCCGAATCTTTTTAGCTGAAATAAATGGTGCTGTTGGCAATAAACAACAAACACTATCAAAAGTTTTGTTTAAATTGGAATAGTTATTTAAAACCTCTTCTACGACATCCGATAAAACCGCAAAATCATTAGCATTTGTACCACTTCGAAGAAAAGGAACTGTTGCGCCATATTTAATTGCTATTTCTGCTATTTCTTTATCATCAGTTGACACCATGACCTCATCAAACAAACCACTATTTAGGGCGGCTTCAATTGAGTAAACTATAATAGGCTTACCTAAAAAAGGTTTAATATTCTTTCTTGGAATACGCTTACTACCGCCTCTTGCTGGAATTATTGCTAAATTAGCCATGGATAAAAGATAACACTTTTTCAATTACAAATTCTTGTTCTTTATCCGTTAAACTTGGATACATAGGTAAGCTAATACAGTTGGAATAGTAATTTTCAGAGTTATTTAAATTTGCATTATCATAGCCAATTTCCTTATAATAGGGCAAGGTATGAACTGGAATGTAATGTATTTGAGCAAAAATATGATGTGACTTTAAAAAGTCGTAAAGCCCTTTTCTATCGTCTACCTCAATTACAAATAAATGATGGGCATTTTGAGTTTTACTTGGTAGCCTCTGAAATTTAATTTTATTTTTAAACGCTTGTTTGTATCTATCTGCTATCTCATTTCTACGTGCAACACCAGCTTTGTTTTTAGCCAATTGGGTGATTCCCAAAGCAGATTGAATATCGGTTAATCTATAATTATATCCCAATTCTTGCATTTCATAAAACCAGCCACCATGATTTTCTGCCATG
Above is a window of Bizionia sp. M204 DNA encoding:
- the pseF gene encoding pseudaminic acid cytidylyltransferase, encoding MANLAIIPARGGSKRIPRKNIKPFLGKPIIVYSIEAALNSGLFDEVMVSTDDKEIAEIAIKYGATVPFLRSGTNANDFAVLSDVVEEVLNNYSNLNKTFDSVCCLLPTAPFISAKKIRDAYQKLVDEKFESVFPVVEFSFPIQRSLKKKNNKIEMVWEAHLNTRSQDLEPRFHDSGQFYWLMISSFLKEKKLFTSNSGAIVISALEAQDIDSQTDWALAEMKYKLLINNEKNNL